The Lates calcarifer isolate ASB-BC8 linkage group LG18, TLL_Latcal_v3, whole genome shotgun sequence region CCATTCTATTggactttatttttcaaatacacAAATTTGGTGAGTGTTGAACCAACTGTTACAGCTGCATCGAACTAAGTCGATTCTTGGCAAGCACATTTTTTAAGTTATAAGATTTAAAGAAATGCTTTGCATCACAAATACTGCAGTTCCTGTCCCTGTATGACCAACTTCCTGTGATATACAAAGTGATGCAGACCATCAAGTCCTAAGTGACATACAAAGTAGTTcatgttaaaaaataacatactAACGGTTGCTCCTATCCATGCACTGTAAATAAGTGGATTTGGTAGACAAAATGGTTGCTTCAAGAGGTCAGCTCAAGCAATCCAGCAGTAAAAAACACCTTGATGTATATCCTGAGTCTTCACAAATCTTGGCATGTGCATGGacaacagtaaaacagcacAGGGGAACGCACATGACAAGACAGCATTTCAATGTGACGTTTTATCATctaatgtgagaaaaatgtctggGAGTGTCTGCAGCTCAGAGTTTTAGATGAGCTGAGGTTTAAAGAGTGACATTTAGAATAGCGATCGAGGACATGGGAAACAAGGGGGAGTGATTTCTGACTATGGCACTTCATTGTAAATGTATCCCTAAAAACAGAACAGTCAAGCACACAGACTATGCGGAAAATGAAGAACAGTGAGAATTAACACATTCTGAGTGAAGCAGTGGTGGCTTTCCTCCCAGGCTTTTTGgttcatctttgttttaattaaaggttaattgtaaagaaataaatactaaatactCAACACCatagagctaaaaaaaaacatgaagctaaatgggaaaaaaattacACCAACAAAAGCAATATCTTTACATAGTAAACACAATGCATTGATAACTCAGTTTTACCTTCCCCGCAgatgtaaatttaaaaatatatttgacatTGTACACAGCATGATGTCTTGGAAAACAGTAGGATAGACAAATCTCCAAGGTGGCCATTCAGTGCCTTCTACTCTTTCCAGGGTCTTAATTGTCACTGCTCCAGGGTCACAACCTCCACTGCCTGGCCGTCCAGAGTGACAGTGTTGTCTATGCGCGTGGCAACAGGTGCCATGGCAACCTGGACGGGCCGGTTGCCCTGTGCAAGGCTGGTCACTACAGTCTGGTACATGCTGACTGGAATCTGGACCAGGCCTGAGGAAAAGAAGTAGGACATTCTGGATTTAGACACAGAGCACCAGCGTCTTAATAATGCCGAGCAAAGATCAATGCCATTGAACTTACACTTATTTCTAGTTTATCTATCTGTAGCTGTGATGACTGCTGATGCTAATTGACAACTATTCTGACAGCTTAGTTGATTATTTAAGTCATCAATCAGGAAACTGCTAAGTTTTGAAGgctgaacaaaacaagcaatttgaagacatcaccttaGGTTCTGGGAAATGATAATGGGCCTTCTTCAATATTTTATAGACTAACACAATTGATCAATTAAAAAAgcaatcaacagattaatcaataatgaaaataatcactaaaTGCAGCCCCTGTACTGACAAATATTGCTCATTCAGTCTTTGCTGCTGTGGAGTCACTCTAGTCCAGGTAGTTGTCTATGACAGGAGGCAGCCATGTTACACAGACTGCATTTCTGAACAATGGCACAATTGAACGTCCTCAGCTTGCTTCCCCCAtgcccagctgtgtgtgtgtgtctgcctgtagGGATTATTGCTGCAGTCACGTGGGCCTCTGCCCCACCCTACAAGCTGTCACAGTGTCACAGGCAGGCAACAAGGTCAGTGTAGGGGATGGCTCATGCCCGCTCCCATTACTGCTGGACACTGAACGCACCAAATACACGTTACACATGAATCCTCTCAGATACACGTGAGATGACACAAGGCTGCTTTCAAATATATTTCAGTCCCTACAATATTtaaagagtaaaaaataaaccatGGATCATGATTATAATTCATCTTTAGTtcccataaaaataaaataagaaccCTTTTGTCAGGTTGGTAATTGTTGGGTCTCTAATGTGGTCTCTTGCTAAGCCCACTCACTGGTGATTTGTGACAGGGTTAAGTTGTAGTTGATGCAGGTAATTGTGTTGGCAGTGATTATGGAGGAGGGCTTAGGGATGAGGGCATTGGCCTGGCACTGTGACGTACAGACACAGCGCAGTTACTGAGTGAAGTGCCTACCCTGGCCACTCGAACGTGGTTACTAAGACATTAAGGGCCTTGTCTGGTGTggccatgtgtgtgtatttgtatttgtgtgtgtgagtgtgtcagcaTGCTTGTGTCAGTGAAGGGCTGCTACACAAGCCAATCAGCAGTGTCTGGGCCAGTGCACTTCAAACGGTGCTCTCCACTCCTGTGTAGCACTACACTGATTAGCTAAGGTCAATAGTTGGGAGAAGGACTGGCTTTGGCAGTTTGGCTCCATTAGTTGTTTAAGTGAACTATTGCAGCAAATGACCCCTTTGAAAGCAAGACGTCAAACAACAAAGACTGCAGAAGTTAGATTTCAGTAACTTGAATTTACATTAGTGTACAAATGTGCAAATATAGACTGGCAGTGCAGGGTATggacagtaagaggaagacacagagacagatagatACTTAGGGATGTACACATTGCCTGAGTATCCTTGTATATGGTGATAGTGTATACATGTGCACATGTATATAGACAAGCAAGAGAACCTGGGGTTGTGTGCTGACAGCTGGCCCAGTGATTAGACCATGGACTGATAATGGAGTAGATCAAAGCTCTTTAGGAGGGCCCCTGAGGGACCTGCTGATGCCCCTGGACCAGTGTACTTAGTATAAGTGTGTATCCCGTTAAATAGTAGCACTGATTAGAAGAAATCATGAATAAGAGCATGACTGACAGCTTGACAAGACGTATAGCGAAACCATTTGCCTGGGTGGAACTTCCTGTTTGATATCTACATTTGTTAGCATTATGCATTTAGGTAATGataaaagaatataaaaaacTATCAATATATATTAAGAATGTGTCGAATCGTAACTTGAATCTATACATCTGTATTCATGTGCAATAGTATACTGGTATTTACAGACTACATTTGGTAATCAGCATTAGATTAGCAACATAGCTCTTCCATCCTGCACTGAGGATATTGACTGAAGATGGGCTTAAAATGGTTTCTAATGCTATCCAACAAGGATGTGAGGCTGTCACTACAAACTGTTCCAATCCCATCTGACATACACTGCCGCAGCAGTGCATGCAGTATGCATGTGAGGAGGTTGACAGTAGGGTCACGCATCTAACGTATCATTAAAAGAagggggacacacacacacaaaaacacacagtctgtcacatCAGCACAGAGTAGATTAGAGTGTAGGAGCTCAGTGGTCTCACCGCAGTGCTACTGCAGGAAAGCTTACACTTATTAAGACTAATTAGAAATGCCATTGGCTGGggaacacacacaagcaccaaTTAGTAAAGATGTGATGCCAGAATATCACAGTAGGAAGAAACTAGTTGAactaatgaaaaaagaaaaagaagagtgTTGGAGCTTTTTATTGTCAATAAATTTCATATACGATATTCATATCAAGCCAGAAGGAAATATAACAAAAGTAACCTTATACCATATATGACGCTACAGTATGTAAATAGAGGTGTATTTTGCATGTTGTCTAAGTGGTTGCTGTGTCAATGATAACATTAAGGATGAATATGTACCTGTGGCATCCTGAACTCCAGCTAGTGCCccaacagcagctgctgtctctgcCAGGACAATCTGCCCTCCGCCTTGTAGAGTGGCCTCTGCCAATGTTGCTACAGCATGGGCTGCTGCctcactgcaacacacacacacacacacacacacaggacatcagataaactgtacagtatgtaaaatCATAGgcaaatataatttttttctgtgcacACTTTGAATtataacatgcacacacacacacacatgtgcatacacacaagATGGATGTGTATATTAAGCTCTGAGATACAATCTTTGATACAAAGCCTAAaggtgtgcacacacacacacacacacacacaaagtctgcTCTCAAAGGCAAGGGTTATTAGAGAGATGTGGGGTGAAGAGGTAGGAGTGTATGAGCTGTAAGAGGCTTTTCTAGTCTGGACTTATGGAGAATCTGTCACATCTCCCTAAACGCCAGGTGCTACAGGTCTAACAAAGCAGTTTTATTAACCAGATCTATCCAGTGGATTTACCACGAGCCTATTACCACACCAGCTTCGTTATGAACTAATGGAACTGTTCACAGCTTGGTTCATAATCACATCTGAGGTAGAAatacagatggacagacaaggaggaggaggagctgagagagtgcagacagagacagtaatAATGCATTCAGACTGTGGCTGTATGTGGGTATTATGCCCAACCGGATGTTGAATTTTGATGTGTTTAGCGGTAAATATTTTGAGCTACCAAACTACAGCTTGCTCAGTGACAAATGTAATAAATGCTGCATTTAATGCACATCAGTGCATATTTAATAATTAAAGCAATGGGCTGGGAGGCAGGGTGGTGGAAAGGCTTTACTAAGTGCAGTTGACCATGTGTGATACATCTTGTCACACTATTTGGTGCCATTTTTGGTCCCACTGTCAACACGGCagaaaagatagagagagaaagaaacctccaccccccacctggaaaacagagacaaaatgttCCAGAGCCTGTGGAGCAGAGAGCCCAGAGTAGCTCATCTCAGGTAAAcagcaggaggggaggggagggaaagaggaagaaggacTCAGGTGGGTGCGGGTAACAAGCCCCAATGGGACATACCCATACACATCTGAAATTATTGCCTTGACAGTACTACAGTGAAAAACCAGCTAACGTCTCAATATCTCTGTGAGTCTGGGTGATGAATTTAGCAAGTTAAAGCCCTTTAAGACCTTTGAtgacagtgtgaaaatgaaaactgtataTGGAGCAGTGACTATGACTGGCTGCAGTCTTTAGGTTTTAATTTAAACCTGACAAAAGCAAGTGATCTCATTAATTCACTGAGAGGATTTTCAACCTGCTGTAGTCTTGTGTTGTAATCAGATCCTGCAGACACTTGGCCCTCCATGGGACATAGTTTAAGACCCTGCTGTGGATCCCTTCTGAATACAAGTGTGTGTATCGCTGATTTCCCTTCTGGAAAACAGTCCAACAACAACCCCTGTACATGGTTTATTACCAGTGGCTTCTTAGTGCTGATCGTATACTGTATACTCGATGATCATAGTATTTTATTTACAGGTTATGGGTGATTGTATTTCAAACCTTTACTGACTGTCACACCACTGGGCAATCATGTATTTATCGCCTGCACTAGTGttctttaataaacaaaatgacacTGAGCCATTAGCACATGGAAATATGTGGCTAACAACCAATTTAATGCCTGTGCACCTTGCACGCTGCTGCTATAAAAGCTACAGGCTAATTAATAAGATGCTGAACCAGTTGACTCTCATCTCTAGGGGACCTGAGTGACCTGCCCTGACAGTTGTCCCATTCTCGTCCGGTTGTTAGAGCTGGCTGTGCAATTATGGATTCTTCTTATgctctgcagtgtttgctgGTTTCACCATCAGGAACTGAAGACCCATGAGGGTTGTGTCAGTGAAACCTTACACAGAATcctacagtatttttatatttcatgtcaaccaaaaaaacaaaacaaaacaccaccCCTCTCCCCCACCAGATCTCCCATGTGCCTTCCTCGAGCACTAAAATACTGCATATATTTTCATCAAAATGCTGTTTAcctgtgtctttaaaaaaacccagtgcccctctccctccccaaCACTGCAAAATATAGTATTCAAGTCTTCTGCATCACCTGTTGAGAGCCATTGTGACGGTGGCTCCAGGCTGGATCTCCTGACTGGCAGCGACAGCAGCTTCAGCCAGGGATGCTACTGCCTGCGTGGCTTCTGAAGCTTGAGTGGTTTGGATTGTCATCTCTCCGCCCTGGAGGGTGGCCCAGTTCTGCTCCACCttgaaaaaacacaatacaattttcatgcaaaaaatacaagaaaaatgtCATTGGCTTGTTGGTCTTCAGGCTTTTGAGGTGTTTTGAATTTCTGGTGCTGAATGGACAGCTCCCATAGAGTGCACTTAAGAAAATGCATCTAatttgctgcagtgttgtttttgtcgtTGAGGCATTCCTAGaaactttcttcaactcttcAGAGGACTTAAATCTAAATCTGTCAGTTAATGTGATTTAGGAAATTAAGGAGTAGCTGATTTGGAGTTCATGAGTGGATGAGTACAAACTGCCATGTTTCTATACTGTACAATAGAAGGTGACTTAATAGTGTGTGAGTTCATGTGGGTGTTACCTCTCCATCAGTCACAGTTGAATAGTTAACCTGTGCCACCGTCACACCAGGCAGCTCTGAGGCATCTGCCAGAGTGGCAACTGTGTGTCCTGTGCCAACCTGAGACAGATGCAGTtgcaaaatatataaaatttcATTAAACTTAACATAAAGTAAATAAGATTTCGATGTGAGAGGTGCTACTCAAGGGTATAAATGACCAAAGAAAATGTACCTGAATGAGTGAGACTGTTCCATCAGGGTTGTTGATGGTCTGTACCACCGTTTGTGAGGGCACAAGGTGGGCGATACTCTGTGCTGTGGTCAGGTGGTGCTGGGTGGTCGTTGCCGTGGTTACCTGCTGGTCTTCAAAAGCATACAACAGATCCTCTCGGCCATGCTGCTTGTAGCAGTTCTTCACAATGGTCCGCAGCGCCTGCGTCCAAGACACCTGGGCAATGAAAAATGTGAGTTAATGTGTGTGATGCTACAGATTAATTTTAAGACTACTGTCCCACAGGTAACTCATGGCCAAGATCCAGGGTGTCTAAAGATACTAAGTCATTGGATACAACTGATGACTGAGATATAATACAATGAAGAAGCAGGCAAGGGAAGTACAGCATTTCCTCACAGGGATCAACAAAGTAACACATCATTACACTTGTTTTTTCTCACCCTctgtttctgctcctctgtgcGGACGTCACTGCGGACGTTGGCCCAAGGGATGTCCTCCGGCCACCACACTGGCTTGCAGCTCTCTTTACCCCAGCCAGGCTTCCCTCGGCCTGTTGAGTACTTCAGCATCTCTGGGATGAATGCTCGTAGCTGGGCCTGAAGCAAAGGACAGATGCATGGAGAAAAGAGATGATACAGACACCAAAACTCCAAAATGGAGAGCTGCAGTGTctctctcctacacacacacacacgcccttGAGCAGGCAGCAGGAGGCGTGTATTGATTGGGTACCTGCTGCCGGGTGCTGAGGTGGTCAGGGCCCACAAATAGATACAGGCTTTCTAAAAAGAGAACAATGTGCTCATGTTTATTAACAGACCAATCTATGGCTGTGGCTCCAGCCTGATGTGTCAGACAGACACCATGAGAACATCAGGGGTGATCCAACACAGCTCAGCAGTCAACCTGTCCCAGCAAAGGCTCCAGTACACTCAACATAGGTATTACTAAGGACAAGCAGTTCGATATTGTTAAGAAGAAAATcaatgtcaaacaaaaacattagatTAACTTTGATCACTTGTGATGTGTGCTATTTTATGGACTTGTGCAGGGACTCgtgtcattatttcattactgTGGCTGTATCTGACCACATCAGTGAGTGCTTGTCCACTATATTTGAGTGTATCACTCACAAACAATGAACTAAGGGAGCCAAGCCTCTTCAGTGCAGTGATCTTTAGAACTAAAAAAGGTACTGTAATTGTGGGCTGATTGCTTTATCCTGGACTTGCAAGACCAGCAGTAAAACACCAAATATCACAAACCAGCCCAGATGACCCAAAG contains the following coding sequences:
- the nrf1 gene encoding nuclear respiratory factor 1 isoform X1 — encoded protein: MEDHNVHQTEHMTTIEASAVSQQVQQVHVATFTETTMMSAEEDSTSSPDDDPYDDTDILNSAGTDEVTAHLAAAGPVGMAAAAAVATGKKRKRPHIFESNPSIRKRQQTRLLRKLRATLDEYTTRVGQQAIVLCISPSKPNPVFKVFGAAPLENVVRKYKSMMLEDLENALAEHAPAGGELASELPPLTIDGIPVSVDKMTQAQLRAFIPEMLKYSTGRGKPGWGKESCKPVWWPEDIPWANVRSDVRTEEQKQRVSWTQALRTIVKNCYKQHGREDLLYAFEDQQVTTATTTQHHLTTAQSIAHLVPSQTVVQTINNPDGTVSLIQVGTGHTVATLADASELPGVTVAQVNYSTVTDGEVEQNWATLQGGEMTIQTTQASEATQAVASLAEAAVAASQEIQPGATVTMALNSEAAAHAVATLAEATLQGGGQIVLAETAAAVGALAGVQDATGLVQIPVSMYQTVVTSLAQGNRPVQVAMAPVATRIDNTVTLDGQAVEVVTLEQ
- the nrf1 gene encoding nuclear respiratory factor 1 isoform X2 — encoded protein: MEDHNVHQTEHMTTIEASAVSQQVHVATFTETTMMSAEEDSTSSPDDDPYDDTDILNSAGTDEVTAHLAAAGPVGMAAAAAVATGKKRKRPHIFESNPSIRKRQQTRLLRKLRATLDEYTTRVGQQAIVLCISPSKPNPVFKVFGAAPLENVVRKYKSMMLEDLENALAEHAPAGGELASELPPLTIDGIPVSVDKMTQAQLRAFIPEMLKYSTGRGKPGWGKESCKPVWWPEDIPWANVRSDVRTEEQKQRVSWTQALRTIVKNCYKQHGREDLLYAFEDQQVTTATTTQHHLTTAQSIAHLVPSQTVVQTINNPDGTVSLIQVGTGHTVATLADASELPGVTVAQVNYSTVTDGEVEQNWATLQGGEMTIQTTQASEATQAVASLAEAAVAASQEIQPGATVTMALNSEAAAHAVATLAEATLQGGGQIVLAETAAAVGALAGVQDATGLVQIPVSMYQTVVTSLAQGNRPVQVAMAPVATRIDNTVTLDGQAVEVVTLEQ